DNA from Thermovirga sp.:
ATATCCCTCACCAAGTGAAGGACATCGGCAACTATCTTCCCGGCCTTCCTCAGGCTTTCAATTTCCTGTTCGTTCTTTATGGTGATCATATCCTATAACCCCATGGCCTTCTCGATTGCCATGACGACAAGGGAGCCTTCCTGGCCGGCGTCCACCCGGACGAGTTGCCCCTTCTCCTCGTAGTAGCGGATCAGCGGAGCCGTCTGTTTCTCGTAGACCTCCAGCCTTTTGACGACGACCTCTTCCCTGTCGTCGTCCCTCTGGAACAACTCACCGCCGCAACGGTCACAGATCCCGGGGATCTTGGGGCTTTTGTAATTCACGTTGTAGATCTCGCCGCAACTCCCGCAGACCCTCCTGCCGGTCAGCCGATCGATGACGAGCTGCCTGGGAATCTCGAAGAGTATGACCCCGTCGAGGGTGATTCCCATCTTCACAAGCAGGCGGTCCAGGGCCTCGGCCTGGGGGACCGTCCTGGGAAACCCGTCCAGGATGAATCCCCTGCCACAGTCCGGTTTCCGGAGACGTTCCTCCATCATGGCGATAATCACATCGTCGGGTACCAGCCTGCCCGTGTCCATGTACTGCCTGGCGGTCTTACCCAGAGGGGTCCCGTCCTTGACATTCTCTCTCAAGATGTCGCCCGTCGATAGGTGGGCGAAACCATAACGGTCCTTGAGAACGGCTGCCTGCGTCCCCTTTCCCGCGCCGGGCGATCCGAGGAAGATTACTCTCATGACCTCGCCATTTCCCTTAGAACTTGAGGAGCCCGGCGGTCTTTCCCTTTGACCGCTTCAGGATGCCCTCGTAATGCCTCATCAGGAGCTGGGCCTCGACCTGGTGGACCGTATCGAGGGCCACGCCAACCACGATCAGGACGGCGGTCCCCCCAAAGTAGAAGGTGGTGATCCCCATGAGGCGTGTCATCAGGGTCGGCAGCAGGGCAACGGCGGCAAGGAAGACGGCACCGCCGAGGGTGATCCTCGACATCACCTTCTCGATGTACTCGGCCGTCGGTTTACCCGGCCTGATACCCAGGACAAAGCCCCCGTACTTCTTCATGTTCTCGGCCGTATCGTTGGGATCGAAGACGACCGCGGTATAGAAGTAGGAGAAGAAAATGATAAGAACCACGTACAACGTCATGTAGACAAGGCTATCGGGCGACAGAAAACGCTGGATCATCATCGACACGTTCCCCGAAAAGAAACGGACGATGGTCAAGGGGAACAGCAGCACCGACGACGCGAATATTATCGGTATGACGCCGGCCTGGTTTACCTTCAGGGGTATGAAGGTGCTCTGCCCTCCGTAGACCTTGTTGCCCACGACTCTCTTCGCGTACTGGACGGGAAGCCTCCTCTGTCCCTCCTGGAGAAGAACGCAACCAGCGATGACCACGAGCATCAGGACAAGGGCCAGGGTCACGACAAGGACGTTCATCTCGCCCATCCTTACAAGATTCCAGGTCCTGATCACGGCCTCCGGCAGCCTGGCCACGATCCCTGCGAAAATCAGGAGGGAGATGCCGTTGCCTATCCCGTGGTCGGAGATCTCCTCCCCCAGCCACATGACGACCAGGGAGCCAGCCGTGACCGTGAAGACCGCGGCCAGGAAGCCCATCCACCCCCCTGAGAAAACGCCCAGGTTCCTGAGCCAGAAAGTCATGCCTATGGCCTGGACGGTGGCGAAGAACACCGTGCCGATCCGGGTGTACTGGACGATCTTCTTCCTGCCCTGCTCTCCTTCTTTCTGGATCTTTTCCAGGGCAGGAAACACCACCACCAGCAGTTGCATAACGATGCTGGCGTTGATGTAGGGTGCCACCCCCAACGCGAAAACGCTGAATCTCCTGAGGGCGCCACCGGCGAAGAGGTCGAGGAACCCGAGCACCCCGCCCTGATCGAAGAGGCTGGCCATGGCGCCGGCATCGATGCCCGGCGTGGGAATATGTGTACCGAGGCGGAAGAGGAAGAGAACTCCCATGGTGAAAAGTATCTTCCTCTTGAGGTCGGGCAACCTGAAAGCATCCCTGAATGCGTCCAGCACCTAGATCACCTCGGTCTTCCCGCCTGCAGCCTCTATCTTGGCCACCGCCTGGGCGCTGAAGGCGTTGGCCTTCACGGTCAGTGTCCTGGAAACCTCGCCGTTACCCAGCACCTTCACCGGTTTATTGGCGCTACGGATGAGCCCGGCCATCACCATCTCGGGAATGCCCACCTCGCCGCCATTCTCGAAATGGTCGTCGATGCTTCCCACGTTCACCAGTTGAAAGGTCTTTTTGAACCTGGCGTTACTGAAACCCCGCTTGGGGATCCTTCTCGTAAGGGGCATCTGCCCGCCCTCGAAACCGGGACGAACCCCTCCGCCGCTTCTGGCTTTCTGACCCTTGGTACCCTTGCCGGCGGTCCTGCCCTTGCCGGATGCCGTACCCTGTCCCAATCTTTTCGGTTTTCTCCTCGACCCAGGAGCGGGCCGGAGCTCATGAATTCCCACGAGCCTCTCCCCCCCTATTCTCCTACGATCTCCCAGTCCACGAGGTGCTCTACCGTGGCTATCATCCCTCGGATCTGGGGAGTGTCTTCATGTATTACGGTCTGCCTGATCTTCCTCAGGCCCAAGGCCCGCACCGTCGCTCCCTGGCGAGGGAGGCGGCCTATGGTGCTCTTCCTGAGCGTTATCCTCAGCTTGGCCATCGTCACCTTCGCCCCCTATGCTTCCTGGGGCTGGCGGACTTCCTTGCCGCGAAGCCGCATGACCTCCGCCGGAGAGCGGAGTCCCCTGAGAGCTTCCATAGTGGCATAGGCCACGTTGACCGGGTTCGAGGTCCTGCCGATCACCTTGGTCACCACGTCGCTGACGCCGCCCAGCTCCATGATAGCCCGGACCGCACCCGCTGCGATAACGCCCGTCCCGGGAACGGCCGGTTTGAGAAGGACCTCGGCAGCGCCAAATCGTCCCACTATATCGTGGGGGATGCTGCTGCCGACCCTTTTCAGTTCGACCTGCTCCTTCTTGGCCTTCTCGATGCCCTTTCGGACGGCCTCGGAGATCTCCCTGGCTTTACCGATGCCTACGCCAACATTCTGCATGCCGTCGCCGACAACCACGAGGACGCTGAATCGGAACCTCTTGCCGCCCTTCACAACCTTGCTCACTCGATTTATGGAAACGACTCTTTCGAGCATTTCCTGGCCCTTCGGACCGCCTTCCTTGACCCTCATTTCCTGCAACCTCCTTAGAACTTCAGGCCGGCTTCACGGGCCGCGTCCGCCAGGGCCTTGACCTTGCCATGATACAAGTGACCACCGCGGTCGAAAAGAACCTGGGTGATGCCCTTTTCCAGGGCCCTTTCGGCAACGACCCTGCCCACGGCCTTGGCGACCTCAAAATCATCGGCGCCTTCCTCGCTGGCTTTTACGCTCTTTTCCAGCGTCGAAGCGGACGCCAGCGTATGGCCCCTGGTATCATCTATGATCTGGGCATACAGGTGGTTCAGACTGCGGAATACGGCAAGGCGCGGGCGCTCCCCGGTACCCGAAAGGGTTTTGCGGAGGCGGCGATGCCTGATCAATCGCATATCATTCCTGGTTCTCTTTTTCATCCTGCCCTTCACCTCGCTATCTAGGCTCCGGCCTTGCCGGCCTTCCGGATAACATGCTCGCCGACGTACCTGATCCCCTTGCCCTTGTAGGGCTCGGGAGGCCTGAAGCCCCTGATGACCGCTGCCGTCTGCCCGACGGCCTGTTTATCTATCCCCTTCACGGTGATCTTCGTGGGACCGTCGGTGGTGATCTCCACTCCCTTGGGAGGATCGTACTCCACCGGGTGGGAGAAGCCGAGGTTCATGACCAGGGTGTTGCCCTGCATCTGGGCGCGCCAGCCGATCCCTATGATCTCGAGTCGCCTCTCGAAGCCGGTGCTGACTCCCTGGACGAGGTTGTTGACCAACGCCCTCATCATCCCGTGATAGGCCCTTGTTTTCTTGTCATCACCCTGCCGGGTGACCTTGACGGCGTTATCCTCGACGGAGACGTCTATCCCCGGGACGAGGTTCACCGAGAGTTCGCCCTTGGGTCCCTTGACCTTGACTTTTTCGTCATCGATCGAAAGGGTCACACCAGGGGGTATATCGATCAGTTTTCTGCCTATTCTCGACACCGATGGCACCTCCTACCAGATGAAGCAGACGACTTCTCCGCCAAGGCCCAGTTTGCGAGCCTCAGCTTCGGGCATCATGCCCTTGGAGGTCGATATGACGGCAGTACCGAGCCCCTTCATGACACTGGGGAGTTCGTCCTTGCGGACATAGATCCTGCGTCCCGGTTTGCTGATCCTCCTGAGACCCTGGATCACGCGCTCCCTTTGGGGGCCGTAGGAAAGGTATAGCCTCAGTGTCGCGTAGGGCTTTTTGGGGTCGTTGACAACCTTGAAATTCTTGACATAACCCTCTTCCTTGAAGATCTTGGCGATGGCCAGCTTGACCTTGCTGAGGGGCATATCAACCGTTTCATGGTAGACCATGTTGGCGTTCCGGATGCGCGTGAGCATGTCCCCTATAGGGTCATTCACATACATTGCAATAGCCTCCTTGACCGCATCCCTTGCTACCAGCTGGACTTGACCACACCGGGGATTTTGCCTTCCCGGGCCAGCTTCCGGAAGCAACAACGGCACATATTGAATTGCCTCATGTAGGCATGGACACGACCACAGAGAGGACACCGAGTATATGACCTTACCTTGTACTTGGGCTCTCTCGTGGCCTTGATCCTCATGGCTTTTCGAGCCATTCGCTTCATCTCCTCCCTTACCGGGCGAAAGGCATCCCAAGAGCCTGGAGCAGGCTCATAGCCTCTTCATCCGTTTTAGCCGTGGAAACAATGGATATGTTCATCCCCCTGATGCGGATCACCTTGTCGTAGTCGATCTCGGGGAAGATCAGTTGCTCTCTCAGGCCGAGGTTGTAGTTCCCATGGCCGTCAAACCCCTTGGGCGACAAACCCTGGAAGTCCTTAATCCTCGGCAGCGCGAGGGATATGAGCCTGTCGAGGAACTCCCACATCCTCGCCCCCCGAAGCGTCACGGAACACCCGACGGGCATCCCCTCACGGAGCTTGAAGCCCGCCACGGACTTCCTGGCTCTTTTCATCGTGGGCTGTTGTCCCGTAATGGTGCGAAGCTCCGCGATGGACGACTCCATGAACTTGAAGTCCACCTTGGCCTCTCCCACCCCTATATTCACTACGACCTTCTGGATCCGGGGGACTTCCATCACGTTGGAATACCCGAACTCCTTCTGCAGTCGTCCCGTGATCTCCTTCTTGTAAAAATCCGCCAGACGCGGCATTGTCAAGTCGCCTCCCCCGTTACACCTTATCGATGATCTCGCCGCACTTCTTGCAGAAACGGACCTTGCGTCCGTCCTCAAGGAAGGCCCTTCCGACCCGGGTCGCAGCACCGCAGGTCGTGCAGACGAGCTGAACCTTGCTGGAGTATACGGGGGCCTCCTGCTTGACTATCCCGCTTTGCGGGTTCTTGGCGGAAGGTTTGACATGCTTCGAGACCGTGTTTACCCCCTCCACCAGCAACAGGTCCCTGGTCGGGAAGCAGCGAAGGACTTTTCCCTCTTTCCCCTTGTCCTTCCCGGAGATGACCTTCACCCGGTCTCCTTTGCGTATCCTGATCTTGCTCATCGCGCCACTTCCTTCTAGACCACTTCCGGAGCAAGGGAAACGATCCTCATGAACCGCTTTTCCCTGAGCTCGCGGGCTACGGGGCCAAAGATCCTCGTGCCCCTCGGATCACCGTTGTTGTCTATGAGAACGGCCGCGTTGTCGTCGAACCTGACATAGGAACCGTCCTTTCGGCGGACTTCTTTTTTAGTCCTGACGATCACGGCTTTTACCACGTCGCCCTTGCCGGCATTGCTGTTGGGTATGGCTTCCTTCACGGAAGCGACCACTATATCGCCGATGGAGGCGTAACGTTTCCTGCTCCCTCCTAGGACCTGGATGCACATGATCTTCTTGGCGCCTGAGTTGTCGGCGACCTTCATCACCGTACGGAGCTGGATCATCCGTTACGCCTCCTTATCCTGGCTGCCGCCGAGGATCGGAGCTCTTTCGATTATCTCGACAACCTGCCATCGCTTGTGGCGACTCAAGGGGCGAGTTTCCTCGATCCTGATCTTGTCCCCGATGCGGCAGGTCTCTTCCTCGTCATGGGCCATGAATTTCTTGCTCCTCAAAACGGGCTTGCCGTAAAGGGAGTGCTTGGCCATGCGGTCTACCTTGACGACGACCGTCTTGGTCATCCGGTCGCTGACGACGGTGCCTACCCGTGTCTTTCTTGAGATGGTCCTTTCGTTCATCCCGCGTTCCCCCCTACACCGGGCGTTTCAGCCCGATCTCCTTCTCCCTCATGACGGTGAGCACCCTGGCGATGGATCGTTTTACATCACCGATGCGCCCGGTATTCCCCAACTGCCCAATGGCATGCTGGAATCGGAGGTTGAAAAGTTCTTCCTTGAACTGCTTGTGCTTGTCGCTCAATTCCTCTAGAGACAACTCGCGAAGTTCCCTGGCGTTCATCCTCATGCACCACCCATTCCATCCCGCGTTACCAGGCGGACCTTTATCGGCAGCTTGTGAGAAGCCGTGAGGAAGGCCTTTTCAGCCACTTCCCTCGATACTCCCGCTATCTCGAACATGATCTTCCCCCTGCGTACGGGGGCGACCCAGAACTCCGGGGCCCCCTTTCCCTTACCCATGCGGGTCTCAAGGGGTTTCCTCGTGAAGGGGTGGTCCGGGAATATCCTTATCCAGGTCTTGCCGCCCTTTTTCATTTTGCGGGAGATCGCCACGCGGGCGGC
Protein-coding regions in this window:
- the secY gene encoding preprotein translocase subunit SecY — protein: MLDAFRDAFRLPDLKRKILFTMGVLFLFRLGTHIPTPGIDAGAMASLFDQGGVLGFLDLFAGGALRRFSVFALGVAPYINASIVMQLLVVVFPALEKIQKEGEQGRKKIVQYTRIGTVFFATVQAIGMTFWLRNLGVFSGGWMGFLAAVFTVTAGSLVVMWLGEEISDHGIGNGISLLIFAGIVARLPEAVIRTWNLVRMGEMNVLVVTLALVLMLVVIAGCVLLQEGQRRLPVQYAKRVVGNKVYGGQSTFIPLKVNQAGVIPIIFASSVLLFPLTIVRFFSGNVSMMIQRFLSPDSLVYMTLYVVLIIFFSYFYTAVVFDPNDTAENMKKYGGFVLGIRPGKPTAEYIEKVMSRITLGGAVFLAAVALLPTLMTRLMGITTFYFGGTAVLIVVGVALDTVHQVEAQLLMRHYEGILKRSKGKTAGLLKF
- the rpmD gene encoding 50S ribosomal protein L30, translated to MAKLRITLRKSTIGRLPRQGATVRALGLRKIRQTVIHEDTPQIRGMIATVEHLVDWEIVGE
- the rpsQ gene encoding 30S ribosomal protein S17, which translates into the protein MNERTISRKTRVGTVVSDRMTKTVVVKVDRMAKHSLYGKPVLRSKKFMAHDEEETCRIGDKIRIEETRPLSRHKRWQVVEIIERAPILGGSQDKEA
- the rplE gene encoding 50S ribosomal protein L5, producing the protein MPRLADFYKKEITGRLQKEFGYSNVMEVPRIQKVVVNIGVGEAKVDFKFMESSIAELRTITGQQPTMKRARKSVAGFKLREGMPVGCSVTLRGARMWEFLDRLISLALPRIKDFQGLSPKGFDGHGNYNLGLREQLIFPEIDYDKVIRIRGMNISIVSTAKTDEEAMSLLQALGMPFAR
- the rpmC gene encoding 50S ribosomal protein L29 encodes the protein MNARELRELSLEELSDKHKQFKEELFNLRFQHAIGQLGNTGRIGDVKRSIARVLTVMREKEIGLKRPV
- a CDS encoding type Z 30S ribosomal protein S14; this encodes MARKAMRIKATREPKYKVRSYTRCPLCGRVHAYMRQFNMCRCCFRKLAREGKIPGVVKSSW
- the rplF gene encoding 50S ribosomal protein L6; protein product: MSRIGRKLIDIPPGVTLSIDDEKVKVKGPKGELSVNLVPGIDVSVEDNAVKVTRQGDDKKTRAYHGMMRALVNNLVQGVSTGFERRLEIIGIGWRAQMQGNTLVMNLGFSHPVEYDPPKGVEITTDGPTKITVKGIDKQAVGQTAAVIRGFRPPEPYKGKGIRYVGEHVIRKAGKAGA
- a CDS encoding adenylate kinase, translated to MRVIFLGSPGAGKGTQAAVLKDRYGFAHLSTGDILRENVKDGTPLGKTARQYMDTGRLVPDDVIIAMMEERLRKPDCGRGFILDGFPRTVPQAEALDRLLVKMGITLDGVILFEIPRQLVIDRLTGRRVCGSCGEIYNVNYKSPKIPGICDRCGGELFQRDDDREEVVVKRLEVYEKQTAPLIRYYEEKGQLVRVDAGQEGSLVVMAIEKAMGL
- the rplO gene encoding 50S ribosomal protein L15, giving the protein MGIHELRPAPGSRRKPKRLGQGTASGKGRTAGKGTKGQKARSGGGVRPGFEGGQMPLTRRIPKRGFSNARFKKTFQLVNVGSIDDHFENGGEVGIPEMVMAGLIRSANKPVKVLGNGEVSRTLTVKANAFSAQAVAKIEAAGGKTEVI
- the rplN gene encoding 50S ribosomal protein L14, which translates into the protein MIQLRTVMKVADNSGAKKIMCIQVLGGSRKRYASIGDIVVASVKEAIPNSNAGKGDVVKAVIVRTKKEVRRKDGSYVRFDDNAAVLIDNNGDPRGTRIFGPVARELREKRFMRIVSLAPEVV
- a CDS encoding 50S ribosomal protein L18 gives rise to the protein MKKRTRNDMRLIRHRRLRKTLSGTGERPRLAVFRSLNHLYAQIIDDTRGHTLASASTLEKSVKASEEGADDFEVAKAVGRVVAERALEKGITQVLFDRGGHLYHGKVKALADAAREAGLKF
- the rplP gene encoding 50S ribosomal protein L16; this encodes MLMPKRVKYRKTYRRALKGMAKGGKTVAFGEYGLQALECAWITARQIEAARVAISRKMKKGGKTWIRIFPDHPFTRKPLETRMGKGKGAPEFWVAPVRRGKIMFEIAGVSREVAEKAFLTASHKLPIKVRLVTRDGMGGA
- the rpsE gene encoding 30S ribosomal protein S5, with protein sequence MRVKEGGPKGQEMLERVVSINRVSKVVKGGKRFRFSVLVVVGDGMQNVGVGIGKAREISEAVRKGIEKAKKEQVELKRVGSSIPHDIVGRFGAAEVLLKPAVPGTGVIAAGAVRAIMELGGVSDVVTKVIGRTSNPVNVAYATMEALRGLRSPAEVMRLRGKEVRQPQEA
- the rpsH gene encoding 30S ribosomal protein S8; its protein translation is MYVNDPIGDMLTRIRNANMVYHETVDMPLSKVKLAIAKIFKEEGYVKNFKVVNDPKKPYATLRLYLSYGPQRERVIQGLRRISKPGRRIYVRKDELPSVMKGLGTAVISTSKGMMPEAEARKLGLGGEVVCFIW
- a CDS encoding 50S ribosomal protein L24; this translates as MRIRKGDRVKVISGKDKGKEGKVLRCFPTRDLLLVEGVNTVSKHVKPSAKNPQSGIVKQEAPVYSSKVQLVCTTCGAATRVGRAFLEDGRKVRFCKKCGEIIDKV